The genome window ATTCAATCAGGTTTAGATTTAAAGTGGTAGCATTGCTTAACATATTACATCATTCTTTttagcattttctccttctTCCCAGATCCTTCTTCTCCTGGCAGGCTTGAACTTTTCCTAGTGTTTCTTCTTATATCATTTCCCCATCTTTTTGGGAAAGATGGATAAGTTGAGTGGGAACAATGAAACACTTGTGAACAGCTCTATAGACAAGTGGTCCTTCAATGAGCGCGGCTTGTACCCACACCTGGACCCCGGGGAGCTGAGGGTCCTGATGCCGGCCATTCTAGGAGTCATCTGTTTCTTGGGTGCAGCTTGCAACCTCACTGCGATGGTCATCTTGTTCTCCAGCGCTCACAGGGGCAAACTATCTCTCATCAACTCCCTGGTCTTCAACTTGATGTTTGCCGACGGGCTGGTGCTGCTGTTCGCGGTGCCTTTCAGGGCTGCGGTCTACTCCAAAGCCTCCTGGACTCTGGGCTGGGTTGTCTGCAAGACGGCCGACTGGTTCCTCCAGTCCTGCATGGCAGCCAAGAGCTTCACGGTTGCCATCATGGCCAAAGCTTGCTACCGCTACGTTTCCAACCCCAACAAGCAGGTGAGCATCCACCTGGGCTCCATCCTGGTGGTGTTCTTCTTCATCTGGCTGTCCGCTTGCTCCGTCACCATCCCTCACTGGCTGTTTGCCACGCTCCAGAGAGAAGCTCGTGGACTGGTGTGTGTGATGGTGGTTCCTCCTAAAGCCCGGGACTTCATGGCTGTGTATGTCAAAGCTTACCCCGTGGGAGTGTACTGTGCACCCCTCAGCTTTGCCCTGATGTATTTCTGGAGGGCTTACAGCCAGTGCCAGCGGCGCTCCAGTAAGTCTCAGAACCTGCGCACACAGATAAGGTCCAGGAAGCTTACCTTGATGCTGTTCAGCCTGACCGTGGCCATGGCTATTCTCTGGCTTCCACAGTGGGTGGAGTGGGTTTGGGAGCGTCATATAGCAGAAAAGGAAATTGCAGGAGCCAAgcctctcgtctcctctcttccccctcttctgaccCTTTCTGCTCAGCTGCTCACCTTCTCCCTGTCCCTGGTGAACCCTCTAATCGTCCTCTCCCTCTCCGAGGAGTTCAGAGAGGGCTACAGGGGGCTCTGGAGGCGCCTCACCATGCGCAAACATCGTCCTACCAAGAAAAAACCCGGACCTCACAACCCTACTTGTCTCCAGTCTCCTCGCCCCAGACCGGAGACTTCGTTCCAGCTGCGGGGGGAGAAGAACAATCGATCAACCTCCAGCCAGGGTCCCAGCAGAGAGGCTGAGCCCCAGCCAGAgcaaggaggagagagagaagtagacaCAGAGAGTCTCAAAGATGGGATCGTCTTGCCTGATCTGGAGCAGTTCTGGCACATGAGGGAGACTGGATCTAATGCGGAGGAAAATGATCCAGTGCCGTGGGAGAACCAAAACAAAGAGGGGGGGAAATAACACCAAGATGGTCCTCAGACAGCAGCTTCTTCGTCTACAGATCTCAGTTTAAGTACTGCTGCTCACTGCACTATCAATTCATTGTATTCTGTCAACAGTGTTAATGTAATTATTCAAAGGTAAGACGTGCAATACAAGAGTGGAGTACAAGTGGAGCAGTATCTTCAGTATATATGATAAATATTACACAATATTGTCTTTCTTCTGTGTTTGGAATTTTAAAaaagtatataatataatggaAGAATAATTAGGGTGAAATTACTTTGGTGGCTGTAAATAACGCTTCTGTTAATGATGATAATGTGAATTCAAtacacagtatatttatatatatatatttcagtaTACTCTTTGGTATATTAAACATCGTAAATGACAGGTTTCTTGAATTAACTGAACAACCCACTGTGGGAGTAGTCAAATGTTTAACGACTGGTGTGCTGCAAAAAATCTTTATCTGGCATATTGGAAGTACATGTTAACATCTGTAAATGTGTGTTGCACTCATGTGCAATCATTGTATGAGTATACTCTTTGGATAAGCAGATGTTTGTATGTGAAAGTGGAGAAAGTGTTTGTTTTCTGTACTCTTTTTGTTATGTCGCTAATCATTGTGCATCAGAATGAATAGTGTTAACAATAAAGACAATTCTAAAAAGGTTGCCTCTGTGTGATAACATTGTCCTGGGGTGAAGATATTAGAGAAAAATTAGAAGCACAACAGTTCATTTTTTAGGTGAAGTTCAAACAGGAATGCTCCTGTTATTGGTTCAATCAATGACACATACAGACGCACACTTGTACATTCAGGACTTAATGAGATCAGACATCAGCGGGTGGTCTCCCGCTGACACCAGGtcattaaatattattttacaagGGCATCCATTGGAATTGCCATGGGTTCTCATTAGAGGTAAAGAGCTTTCGTCTGAACTCTGAAGTTCTGTCAGTGGACCCGCCTCTGTGGGAAGCTCATAACACATTACAATGTATTAACCTAAATGTCacacaattaaagggataatcaTCAAGAGGAAACTGTGCCCAAGCTGATCTGCAATCGATTCGTCTGTCTGATTTAAAAGCAACCCAGCTGTGCTGAACATTGAGTGTAAATAATGAAGATTTTCACGCCAAAAAGGACCTACATTCAAAATGTACATCAAAGGTATAAGGTTTGCATAAATGTAAAGttcaagaagaaaagaagacgaCATTTTTAGGATAAAGGAGTCTTTCCACATTATCTTACACCACTTTTTGCTCACCCCTCTCCCTTATGACATTTTCCTCTCATTAATCATTGATGTTGACCTTTTATTGCTACAGGCAAGTACCTCCAGCAGAGCAACACTTAACTATATAACCCAGCATCAGTCTCCGGGGTGGTGACCCGGCCATAGACACTGAAGGCAAAAAAAGCTATGCACTCATTGTTAGAATGCAATGTAACCTTCAGTGTATGAAGAGAGAAATGATTAAAGGTTATTTAACAGCAAAAACACATAAACAGTAACTGTGAACATTAATGATACCATCTTTAAAAACACACTTTGTGTCCACTATTTCCAGCCTGTACAGTTTGCCACTTTGagctctgacatttacattgtaAATGAGGCAGTACATTACTATTTGTTAATTAGAAAGGCCTGAAGCTGTGACTCACTGTTAAACAACTGGTGCACTCTATCACATATTTAATACATATTTGATAAGTTAAATAAAGAAGTTGAAACACTGAATgaagttttaaataaaaaagagtGTCAGCCTCAGCCACATGAAGGCAATCCCTTGGAGTTACGGACAACTTCAAATAAATTACATCGCATGAAAACTTTGTTTTCAAAATGGTTGGGACACTTTTCtgagaaataaaaataaaactgtaTTGCACGCAACCCTTTTTTTTGTACACACTAATTGCCGTACTATTTGTCAAAAACACCTGTATAGACAGGATTTATAGAGTCAGGTCACAGACTGTTTTCGTAGGAACCATTATGTGTGGCCAGGGGAACATTATTGAGGAAGCCAATGATCTCCGTCTTTTTTTAAGAGTCTTGGACACGCCTGTTCTCCACAGTGACGCAAATGTACACTCACATGTCGATGAAAATACGATGTTTGCAAACCGAACCCCTGCAAATTCTCAGGCCTGAGAATTTTCTTTTGTTGCTTTTAACATGtaaactacgcattctggtaGTCTCTGACaagaaaataaatcaaaaagaCCACATTGACTTCAGGCGAACAGGCCAAACAACATTGCAGCAAGCATGTTTTTTTTGCTCTTTTTTACTTTAAACAGCAAAGCCAAAGACATGTGAGTAACAAATAAAAAGAGTGATAATGAAGGATAAAAAATCTAGAGCAGAAAGAAGGGACTGATTGAGAGACAATTGGTGAAACAATTAGTGAGGTAATCAACGTTACAAGTGGAAAAACAAGTCAGGTTTAATTAGGTCATTATCCAAGGCAGGGGAGCTTTCAGCAGGTGAGATCCTctcctcactgacctcctcccACTGTGAGGGGAGGCGGGGGTGTCACCCCTGTGTTTTATCTCAAGCCAATCATAATTTCTAATAAATGAAACTCCACAGGAAGTGACATGCCAGCTAACACTAATTATGCTCTACAGGGAACGCTGCAATTAGGCCACATGTTAAAACCTTTGACTGCTAAGTCACAGCTACCTTCGCCTCCCTCTGGTCTTGTGGAAGATCACCTGGCACCGCAGTCCAAAGAGAGTCACctcaaaagtgtgtgtgtttatgtggtgTGGTAGTGGTGGGGGGGTCTGGCATTGGTATTTAGCAGTCTTTTGATTAGAATAAATCAGAGAGCTTTAATCTCAGTGAAGGATGTGGAGATCTGAAGGGCAGGCACCTTTCAGCGCTTCCAGCAGTGCTAAGAGGGTATGTCATTCAAACCTATACACTATAGATTTATATTGATCTGTTCATAGGCAGAGGGAGATGCTTTGACATTAAAggcatttaattacacacaaCCAAATAaacaagcccccccccctcaaaaCTGCCAATTAACTAATGTGGATGTACCATTTTAAATTGGCAGTAGCCAGTAGGCCTACTTGGTATAGCAAATAAAGTTGTTGCTTCTAGTGATGAATCCTCAGAAAATGATCTTAcaactagtgatggcgagatgaagccttatgaagctttgaagctttccagccaattggttcgcaaaagggttcatctcatgaggcttcatcatgggcttcatttgaacacaaaccccctgttggtcaaagtgtgtaaaacaggcagattggacatctcaacagtgtgctctatctcataccgagttcccaatgagtaaagccttagaataactctaaacaacgaacattattcgttgttcatgttaacaatattgtttttattccagtttaatgattgtgattgaaaagcctaaggaggctggtaaatattgcaaagagggatatgtattccttaataatattcttaaacataaccatgttgtagcctgagaaaggctaaaccatatcaaagaatacatttattaactacattatctcatttagctgtagcttttataaacaacaaaaaatacttattgttcagtcgttgaaccagggaccctgcggccatgagtcaactgctttccagctgagccacagcacactgaATCTCTCTGAAAACACTGGaacatatttattcatgtttttattcctacatttatttatgcttgtatctatttatacttatgacatgttttgACCTCTATATAAAACACAAGCGCACAATAACCTTCAGAAAcctaaaatccctgtctccctCAGCACTCTCAGCTTGCATCACCCGCAAGATGTCCGCCTTCCCTCCCCCCCCGCCTGACAATCCATGTCAACTAGTGGACTACTACAACACCACCCTCTCCTCCTGCCTTGATGAACTGGCTCCCCAAAAAACTAAAACTGTCTCTTTCACACATTCAGCTCCCTGGTACACCCCTGAACTCCGCCAAATGAAATCACAAAAACGCCAACTGGAACGCCTCCATAAGAAAACCACTCTAACAGTCCATCTCCATGCCTACACTGACCACCTACATCAGTACAATAATGCGCTCAAAGCAGCCCGGACCAACTACTACTCACAACTGATACACTCCGGCTCCAGCAACCCCAAGGCTCTGTTCTCCACCATCAGCACACTCCTTAAACCCTGCGACAACGCCACCCCATCCTTCACAACCGCACAGTGCAATTCTTTCCTCTCATTCTTTCAATCCAAAATCGACAGCATCTACAGAAACCTGACCTCCTCAACAGCCCTCCCCATCTCCCCCACTGGCTCCCCCCCCTTCACCTCAAAGCCCCTATCCCGGTTCTCCCCTGTGACCCCAATGCAACTTTCCACCCTCATGGCCGGAATGAACTCCACCTGCACTCTGGACCCcataccaactacatttgtcaggGAATGCCTCCCTCCCATCTCCCAACTCATAACCacaatcattaactcctccctctGCTCTGGATCAGTCCCCCCCTcactcaaactggctgctgttaCACCCATACTGAAAAAACCCGGACTCACACATGACATCATGTCCAACTTCCGGCCCATTTCCAATCTCCCGTTCCTATCAAAGCTACTCGAACGTGTTGTAGCCTTCCAATTAAAATCCCACCTCAGCTCCAATAACCTGTTTGAACCCTTTCAGTCAGGATTCCGGACAAAGCATAGCACAGAGACGGCCCTCCTCAGAATCACTaacgacctcctcctctcctcagactccggcaatctcaacatcctcatcctcctcgacctcacaGCAGCGTTCGACACCATCGACCACACCATCCTGCTGTCCCGCCTGGAATCATCcctcaacatcactgacactgcactctcctggtTGAAATCATACCTCAACAACAGACACCAGTTCATCCACATCAATAACTGCACTTCCTCCACTGAACCAaggcgtcccccagggttcggtgcttggtcccctcctcttcatcctctataTACTCCCCCTTGGAAAAATCATCCGTCGCCACAACCTCCAGtatcactgctacgctgatgacatccaactctacatctccacaaaaaccatcactgccacaactcactccacactcaccaactgtctctcagaaattaaatcctggatgcaaacaaactaccTTCAACTGAACAACGACAAATCTGACATCATCATAATCGGACCCCCATCCCGCACCAACACCACTCAGAACTTCAACCTCACCCTTGACAGCACCACTCTAACCCCCTCTCCTCACATTCGCAACCTTGGAGTAATCTTTGACAGCCAGCTcaaatttgacaaacacacaaaccacatcaccaggaccgccttcttccatctgaaaaacattgcccgccgccgtccctcactcaccttcccggctgctgaaaccctcatccacgcatttgtcacttcaagactggactactgcaacagcatcctgtatggttcatcatccaaaatcttaaataaactacaatacatccagaactgcgctgctcgcctcctcacccacacccgctccagagaccacatcacccccgtccttcaaaacctgcactggctccctgtccgtcaacgaatacacttcaaaatccttctgttaacacacaaagctctcaataaccaggcccccccctacctctccgacctgatccaccactacaccccttcccgcagccttcgctcatcagaagcgaacctcctctctatccccacacgaaccaagctccgaacctggggcgacagagccttctccattgctgcccccaccctctggaactccctcccccaacacatcagagactgcactgacccccccactttcaaaacactgaccaagacacacctcttcagactggcttttaatctgtgaattatgctgtgttgctgttttaa of Pseudochaenichthys georgianus chromosome 10, fPseGeo1.2, whole genome shotgun sequence contains these proteins:
- the gpr151 gene encoding G-protein coupled receptor 151, whose translation is MDKLSGNNETLVNSSIDKWSFNERGLYPHLDPGELRVLMPAILGVICFLGAACNLTAMVILFSSAHRGKLSLINSLVFNLMFADGLVLLFAVPFRAAVYSKASWTLGWVVCKTADWFLQSCMAAKSFTVAIMAKACYRYVSNPNKQVSIHLGSILVVFFFIWLSACSVTIPHWLFATLQREARGLVCVMVVPPKARDFMAVYVKAYPVGVYCAPLSFALMYFWRAYSQCQRRSSKSQNLRTQIRSRKLTLMLFSLTVAMAILWLPQWVEWVWERHIAEKEIAGAKPLVSSLPPLLTLSAQLLTFSLSLVNPLIVLSLSEEFREGYRGLWRRLTMRKHRPTKKKPGPHNPTCLQSPRPRPETSFQLRGEKNNRSTSSQGPSREAEPQPEQGGEREVDTESLKDGIVLPDLEQFWHMRETGSNAEENDPVPWENQNKEGGK